One window from the genome of Cryptococcus deuterogattii R265 chromosome 10, complete sequence encodes:
- a CDS encoding TPR repeat protein — MAAQATSTAPAQSDDGFLDQLIAAMPKSTVLPESGVGPAAPKKEVTVEDFEKLLDSTPLFMRETPKDGDDNPVLEALRSLVFEGEGDEIATNFKNHGNELHAQKSYSEAIKAYSEGIDAHPSSATLLVTLYNNRAACHLILKNYRSALKDTSAVIALYTAGKIPQPDKALVKALFRAAQSLVQLSRWKEAGDVVERGKELAEQVKEDTKVWDTLEKEIVKGKKRDDDRIERIRRDNMTKLALRKAVEDRGLIVVDTASPPDNPNPLHFDEQSIPIIDEEAGWTPPPPHTPIVFPVFLLYPTYGQSDFITHFHEDAAFEDQLSAMFPVSPSAPQIPWAEWDEKHEYYVPNLVVYVETKERRLLKVGKELTLREVLGKAMRAANGEVKKDGVVLRDGLLSFVVLVKGAQEKAWIEEFKRQRDEKQ; from the exons ATGGCCGCCCAAGCAACCTCAACAGCACCAGCGCAATCAGACGATGGTTTCCTCGATCAACTCATCGCGGCCATGCCCAAATCCACCGTCCTGCCTGAATCTGGTGTCGGCCCTGCTGCGCCCAAAAAGGAAGTCACAGTTGAAGACTTTGAAAAGCTGCTCGACTCCACTCCCTTGTTCATGCGAGAGACTCCGAAAGATGGGGACGATAATCCTGTCTTGGAAGCTTTGAGAAGTTTGGtttttgaaggtgaaggagatg AAATCGCAACAAACTTTAAAAACCATGGCAATGAGCTCCACGCTCAGAAATCATACAGTGAAGCTATTAAAGCCTACTCTGAAGGTATCGACgcccacccttcttctgcaacTTTGCTTGTTACCCTTTACAACAACCGTGCTGCATGTCATCTCATTTTGAAGAATTACCGTTCGGCTCTGAAGGATACCAGTGCCGTCATTGCACTCTACACGGCCGGCAAGATCCCTCAGCCGGACAAGGCGCTCGTAAAAGCATTGTTCAGAGCGGCGCAATCTCTAGTTCAGCTGAGTagatggaaggaggcaGGCGAtgttgtggaaagaggaaaagaactCGCAGAGCaagtgaaagaggataCAAAAGTTTGGGATACACTAGAGAAGGAAATCGTCAAGGGCaaaaagagggatgatgatCGGATAGAGAGAATAAGGCGCGACAATATGACCAAGCTTGCTTTGCGTAAAGCAGTGGAAGACCGGGGTCTGATAGTGGTCGATACCGCTAGTCCACCGGACAACCCCAACCCACTGCATTTCGACGAACAATCTATCCCGATCATcgacgaagaagctggTTGGACCCCGCCGCCTCCGCATACACCCATTGTCTTCCCTGTCTTCTTGCTTTACCCAACATACGGACAGTCAGATTTTATCACTCATTTCCACGAAGATGCCGCGTTTGAAGATCAGCTTTCAGCCATGTTCCCAGTTTCTCCATCGGCGCCGCAGATACCATGGGCGGAATGGGATGAGAAGCACGAGTACTATGTGCCTAATTTAGTTGTGTATGTGGAgaccaaggagagaagactgTTAAAGGTTGGCAAAGAACTGACGTTGAGAGAAGTGTTGGGTAAAGCGATGAGAGCAGCGAATGGAGAGGTTAAGAAGGATGGTGTGGTGTTGAGAGATGGGCTTTTGAGTTTTGTTGTGCTCGTAAAGGGGGCGCAGGAGAAGGCTTGGATAGAAGAGTTCAAGCGACAGAGAGACGAAAAGCAATAA